In one window of Rhinopithecus roxellana isolate Shanxi Qingling chromosome 15, ASM756505v1, whole genome shotgun sequence DNA:
- the RELA gene encoding transcription factor p65, with product MDELFPLIFPAEPAQASGPYVEIIEQPKQRGMRFRYKCEGRSAGSIPGERSTDTTKTHPTIKINGYTGPGTVRISLVTKDPPHRPHPHELVGKDCRDGFYEAELCPDRCIHSFQNLGIQCVKKRDLEQAITQRIQTNNNPFQVPIEEQRGDYDLNAVRLCFQVTVRDPSGRPLCLPPVLSHPIFDNRAPNTAELKICRVNRNSGSCLGGDEIFLLCDKVQKEDIEVYFTGPGWEARGSFSQADVHRQVAIVFRTPPYADPSLQAPVRVSMQLRRPSDRELSEPMEFQYLPDTDDRHRIEEKRKRTYETFKSIMKKSPFSGPTDPRPPPRRIAVPSRSSASVPKPAPQPYPFTSPLSTINYDEFPTMVFPSGQIRQASALASAPPQVLPQAPAPAPAPAMVSALAQAPAPVPVLAPGPPQAMVPPAPKPTQAGEGTLSEALLQLQFDDEDLGALLGNSTDPTVFTDLASVDNSEFQQLLNQGIPVAPHTTEPMLMEYPEAITRLVTGAQRPPDPAPAPLGAPGLPNGLLSGDEDFSSIVDMDFSALLSQISS from the exons ATGGACG AACTGTTCCCTCTCATCTTCCCGGCAG AGCCAGCCCAGGCCTCTGGCCCCTATGTGGAGATCATTGAGCAGCCCAAGCAGCGGGGCATGCGCTTCCGCTACAAGTGCGAGGGGCGCTCCGCTGGCAGCATCCCAGGCGAGAGGAGCACGGATACCACCAAGACCCACCCCACCATCAAG ATCAATGGCTACACAGGACCAGGGACAGTACGCATCTCCCTAGTCACCAAGGACCCTCCTCACCGGCCTCACCCCCATGAGCTTGTAGGAAAGGACTGCCGGGATGGCTTCTATGAGGCTGAGCTCTGCCCGGACCGCTGCATCCACAG TTTCCAGAACCTGGGAATCCAGTGTGTGAAGAAGCGGGACCTGGAGCAGGCTATCACTCAGCGCATCCAGACGAACAACAATCCCTTCCAAG TTCCTATCGAAGAACAGCGTGGGGACTACGACCTGAATGCTGTGCGGCTCTGCTTCCAGGTGACAGTGCGGGATCCATCAGGCAGGCCCCTCTGCCTGCCACCTGTCCTTTCTCATCCCATCTTTGACAACC GTGCCCCCAACACTGCCGAACTCAAGATCTGCCGAGTGAACCGAAACTCTGGCAGCTGCCTCGGTGGGGATGAGATCTTCCTACTGTGTGACAAGGTGCAGAAAG AGGACATTGAGGTGTATTTCACGGGACCAGGCTGGGAGGCCCGAGGCTCCTTTTCGCAAGCTGATGTGCACCGACAAGTGGCCATTGTGTTCCGGACCCCTCCCTACGCAGACCCCAGCCTGCAGGCTCCTGTGCGTGTCTCCATGCAGCTGCGGCGGCCTTCCGACCGGGAGCTTAGTGAGCCCATGGAATTCCAGTACCTGCCAGATACAG ACGATCGTCACCGGATTGAGGAGAAACGCAAAAGGACATATGAGACCTTCAAGAGCATCATGAAGAAGAGTCCTTTCAGCG GACCCACTGACCCCCGGCCTCCACCTCGGCGCATTGCTGTGCCTTCCCGCAGCTCAGCTTCTGTTCCCAAGCCAG CACCCCAGCCCTATCCCTTTACGTCACCCCTGAGCACCATCAACTATGATGAGTTTCCCACCATGGTGTTTCCTTCTGGGCAGATAAGGCAGGCCTCAGCCTTGGCCTCGGCCCCTCCCCAAGTACTGCCCCAGgctccagcccctgcccctgctccagccatggtATCAGCTCtggcccaggccccagcccctgtCCCAGTCCTAGCCCCAGGCCCTCCTCAGGCTATGGTCCCACCTGCCCCCAAGCCCACCCAGGCTGGGGAAGGAACGCTGTCAGAGGCCCTGCTGCAGCTGCAGTTTGATGATGAAGACCTGGGGGCCTTGCTTGGCAACAGCACAGACCCAACCGTGTTCACAGACCTGGCATCAGTCGACAACTCCGAGTTTCAGCAGCTGCTGAACCAGGGCATACCTGTAGCCCCCCACACAACTGAGCCCATGTTGATGGAGTACCCTGAGGCTATAACTCGCCTAGTGACAGGGGCCCAGAGGCCCCCTGACCCAGCTCCTGCTCCACTGGGAGCCCCGGGGCTCCCCAACGGCCTCCTTTCAGGAGATGAAGACTTCTCCTCCATTGTGGACATGGACTTCTCAGCCCTGCTGAGTCAGATCAGCTCCTAA
- the SIPA1 gene encoding signal-induced proliferation-associated protein 1 isoform X1, with the protein MPMWAGGVGSPRRGMAPASTDDLFARKLRQPARPPLTPHTFDPRPVRGPLLRSGSDAGEARPPTPASPRARAHSHEEASRPAATSTRLFTDPLALLGLPAEEPEPAFPPVLEPRWFAHYDVQSLLFDWAPRSQGTGSHSEASSGTLASAEDQAASSDLLHGAPGFVCELGGEGELGLGGPASPPVPPALPNAAVSILEEPQNRTSAYSLEHADLGAGYYRKYFYGKEHQNFFGMDESLGPVAVSLRREEKEGSGGGTLHSYRVIVRTTQLRTLRGTISEDALPPGPPRGLSPRKLLEHVAPQLSPSCLRLGSASPKVPRTLLTLDEQVLSFQRKVGILYCRAGQGSEEEMYNNQEAGPAFMQFLTLLGNVVRLKGFESYRAQLDTKTDSTGTHSLYTTYQDHEIMFHVSTMLPYTPNNQQQLLRKRHIGNDIVTIVFQEPGSKPFCPATIRSHFQHVFLVVRAHAPCTPHTSYRVAVSRTQDTPAFGPALPAGGGPFAANADFRAFLLAKALNGEQAAGHARQFHAMATRTRQQYLQDLATNEVTTTSLDSASRFGLPSLGGRRRAAPRGPGAELQAAGSLVWGVRAASGARVAAGAQASGPEGAEVPCLLGISAEALVLVAPRDGRVVFNCACRDVLAWTFSEQQLDLYHGRGEAITLRFDGSPGQAVGEVVARLQLVSRGCETRELALPRDGQGRLGFEVDAEGFVTHVERFTFAETAGLRPGARLLRVCGQTLPSLRPEAAAQLLRSAPKVCVTVLPPDESGRPRRSFSELYMLSLQEPSRRGAPEPVQDEVQGVTLLPTTKQLLHLCLQDGGSPPAPGDLAEERTEFLHSQNSLSPRSSLSDEAPVLPNTTPDLLLATTAKPSVPSADSEAPLTQDGTGSPSGSEDKGNSAPELRASFLPRTLSLRNSISRIMSEAGSGTLEDEWQAISEIASTCNTILESLSREGQPIPESGDPKGTPKSDAEPEPGNLSEKVSHLESMLRKLQEDLQKEKADRAALEEEVRSLRHNNRRLQAESESAATRLLLASKQLGSPTADLA; encoded by the exons ATGCCCATGTGGGCTGGCGGTGTGGGGAGCCCTCGGCGGGGCATGGCCCCTGCGTCCACAGATGACCTCTTTGCCCGCAAGCTGCGCCAGCCAGCACGGCCCCCGCTGACACCGCACACCTTCGATCCGAGGCCAGTCCGGGGCCCGCTCCTGCGCAGCGGCAGTGATGCAGGTGAGGCCAGACCCCCCACGCCAGCCAGCCCCCGTGCCCGTGCCCACAGCCACGAAGAGGCCAGCCGCCCTGCAGCCACTTCCACCCGGCTCTTCACTGACCCGCTGGCACTGCTGGGGCTGCCAGCCGAGGAACCAGAGCCTGCCTTCCCGCCAGTGCTTGAGCCTCGATGGTTTGCCCACTATGACGTGCAAAGCCTGCTCTTTGATTGGGCTCCAAGGTCTCAGGGGACGGGGAGCCACTCAGAGGCCAGCTCTGGGACCCTGGCTTCAGCGGAGGACCAGGCTGCCAGCTCGGACCTGCTGCATGGGGCACCTGGCTTTGTGTGTGAGCTCGGGGGTGAGGGTGAGCTAGGCCTGGGTGGACCAGCATCCCCACCTGTGCCCCCTGCACTGCCCAACGCGGCCGTGTCCATCCTGGAGGAGCCACAGAACCGAACCTCGGCCTACAGCCTGGAGCACGCAGACCTGGGTGCTGGCTACTACCGCAAGTACTTCTATGGCAAAG AACATCAGAACTTCTTCGGGATGGACGAGTCGCTGGGCCCGGTGGCAGTGAGCCTGCGGCgggaggagaaggagggcagCGGAGGGGGCACCCTGCACAGCTACCGCGTCATCGTGCGGACCACGCAG CTCCGGACCCTCCGTGGCACCATCTCGGAGGACGCGTTGCCGCCGGGGCCCCCACGGGGTCTGTCCCCAAGGAAACTTCTGGAGCATGTGGCGCCGCAGCTGAGCCCCAGCTGCCTGCGCCTGGGCTCAGCTTCACCCAAGGTACCACGGACGCTGCTCACACTGGATGAGCAAGTG CTGAGTTTCCAGCGCAAGGTGGGCATCCTATACTGCCGGGCGGGCCAGGGCTCGGAGGAGGAGATGTACAACAACCAGGAGGCGGGACCAGCCTTCATGCAGTTTCTCACCTTGCTGGGCAATGTCGTGCGGCTCAAAGGCTTTGAGAGTTACCGGGCCCAACTAGACACCAAAA CGGATTCCACAGGCACACACTCCCTCTACACCACGTACCAGGACCACGAGATCATGTTCCATGTGTCCACGATGCTGCCTTACACCCCCAACAACCAGCAGCAG CTCCTGCGGAAGCGTCACATTGGCAACGACATTGTGACCATCGTGTTCCAGGAGCCTGGCAGCAAGCCCTTCTGCCCCGCCACCATCCGCTCACACTTCCAACACGTGTTCCTAGTGGTGCGGGCACATGCACCCTGCACACCGCACACCTCCTACAG GGTGGCCGTGAGTCGCACCCAGGACACCCCAGCCTTCGGGCCAGCTCTGCCTGCTGGCGGAGGCCCCTTCGCCGCCAACGCCGACTTCCGCGCCTTCCTGCTGGCCAAGGCGCTGAATGGCGAGCAGGCGGCCGGCCACGCACGCCAGTTCCACGCCATGGCCACACGCACCCGCCAGCAGTACCTGCAAGACCTGGCCACCAACGAAGTGACCACTACGTCGCTGGACTCGGCTTCACGCTTCGGCCTGCCTTCCCTAGGTGGGAGGCGCCGGGCAGCCCCTCGGGGCCCGGGCGCCGAGCTGCAGGCAGCAGGCTCACTGGTGTGGGGTGTGCGAGCTGCGTCCGGGGCGCGGGTCGCCGCCGGGGCTCAGGCGAGCGGCCCCGAAGGCGCCGAGGTGCCCTGCCTGCTGGGCATCTCGGCCGAGGCTCTGGTGCTGGTGGCGCCGCGCGACGGCCGCGTAGTGTTCAATTGCGCCTGTCGCGACGTGCTGGCCTGGACCTTCTCCGAGCAGCAACTGGACTTGTACCACGGCCGCGGGGAGGCGATCACGCTGCGCTTCGACGGGTCCCCCGGCCAAGCcgtgggcgaggtggtggcgcgcCTGCAG CTGGTGAGCCGCGGCTGCGAGACCCGCGAGCTGGCGCTGCCCCGCGACGGTCAAGGCCGCCTGGGCTTCGAGGTGGACGCCGAGGGCTTCGTCACGCACGTGGAGCGCTTCACGTTCGCCGAGACGGCGGGGCTGCGGCCCGGGGCGCGCCTGCTGCGCGTGTGCGGCCAGACGCTGCCGAGTCTCCGGCCCGAGGCCGCTGCCCAGCTGCTGCGCTCGGCGCCCAAGGTCTGCGTCACCGTCCTGCCCCCCGACGAGAGCGGCCGGCCCCGCAG GAGTTTTTCGGAGCTGTACATGCTGTCCCTGCAGGAGCCCAGCCGGCGGGGGGCCCCAGAGCCTGTGCAGGATGAGGTCCAGGGGGTGACCCTGTTGCCCACCACAAAACAGCTGCTGCACCTGTGCCTGCAAGATGGTGGCAGTCCTCCAGCGCCCGGGGATCTGGCTGAGGAGAGGACCGAGTTCCTGCACAGCCAGAACTCGTTGTCACCACGCAG TTCCCTGTCAGATGAGGCCCCAGTCCTGCCCAACACCACCCCGGACCTCCTCCTGGCCACCACGGCCAAGCCATCAGTACCCAGTGCTGACAGTGAGGCACCCCTGACCCAG GACGGGACAGGCAGTCCCAGTGGCTCTGAGGACAAGGGCAACTCGGCTCCAGAGCTGAGGGCCTCCTTTCTGCCACGTACCTTGTCTCTGCGGAACTCCATCAGCAGGA TCATGTCGGAGGCAGGCAGTGGGACCCTGGAGGATGAGTGGCAGGCCATCTCGGAGATCGCCTCCACTTGCAACACCATTCTGGAGTCGCTGTCCCGAGAGG GACAGCCTATCCCAGAGAGCGGAGACCCTAAGGGAACTCCAAAGTCTGATGCTGA GCCAGAGCCTGGGAACCTCTCAGAGAAGGTCTCTCACTTGGAGTCCATGCTCAGGAAGCTGCAGGAGGACCTGCAGAAG GAGAAGGCGGACAGGGcagccctggaggaggaggtgcgGAGCCTGAGACATAACAACCGACGGCTGCAGGCAGAGTCTGAGAGCGCAGCCACACGCCTGCTCCTGGCCTCCAAGCAGCTGGGCTCTCCCACCGCTGACCTGGCCTGA
- the SIPA1 gene encoding signal-induced proliferation-associated protein 1 isoform X2: protein MPMWAGGVGSPRRGMAPASTDDLFARKLRQPARPPLTPHTFDPRPVRGPLLRSGSDAGEARPPTPASPRARAHSHEEASRPAATSTRLFTDPLALLGLPAEEPEPAFPPVLEPRWFAHYDVQSLLFDWAPRSQGTGSHSEASSGTLASAEDQAASSDLLHGAPGFVCELGGEGELGLGGPASPPVPPALPNAAVSILEEPQNRTSAYSLEHADLGAGYYRKYFYGKEHQNFFGMDESLGPVAVSLRREEKEGSGGGTLHSYRVIVRTTQLRTLRGTISEDALPPGPPRGLSPRKLLEHVAPQLSPSCLRLGSASPKVPRTLLTLDEQVLSFQRKVGILYCRAGQGSEEEMYNNQEAGPAFMQFLTLLGNVVRLKGFESYRAQLDTKTDSTGTHSLYTTYQDHEIMFHVSTMLPYTPNNQQQLLRKRHIGNDIVTIVFQEPGSKPFCPATIRSHFQHVFLVVRAHAPCTPHTSYRVAVSRTQDTPAFGPALPAGGGPFAANADFRAFLLAKALNGEQAAGHARQFHAMATRTRQQYLQDLATNEVTTTSLDSASRFGLPSLGGRRRAAPRGPGAELQAAGSLVWGVRAASGARVAAGAQASGPEGAEVPCLLGISAEALVLVAPRDGRVVFNCACRDVLAWTFSEQQLDLYHGRGEAITLRFDGSPGQAVGEVVARLQLVSRGCETRELALPRDGQGRLGFEVDAEGFVTHVERFTFAETAGLRPGARLLRVCGQTLPSLRPEAAAQLLRSAPKVCVTVLPPDESGRPRRSFSELYMLSLQEPSRRGAPEPVQDEVQGVTLLPTTKQLLHLCLQDGGSPPAPGDLAEERTEFLHSQNSLSPRSSLSDEAPVLPNTTPDLLLATTAKPSVPSADSEAPLTQDGTGSPSGSEDKGNSAPELRASFLPRTLSLRNSISRIMSEAGSGTLEDEWQAISEIASTCNTILESLSREGQPIPESGDPKGTPKSDAEWG from the exons ATGCCCATGTGGGCTGGCGGTGTGGGGAGCCCTCGGCGGGGCATGGCCCCTGCGTCCACAGATGACCTCTTTGCCCGCAAGCTGCGCCAGCCAGCACGGCCCCCGCTGACACCGCACACCTTCGATCCGAGGCCAGTCCGGGGCCCGCTCCTGCGCAGCGGCAGTGATGCAGGTGAGGCCAGACCCCCCACGCCAGCCAGCCCCCGTGCCCGTGCCCACAGCCACGAAGAGGCCAGCCGCCCTGCAGCCACTTCCACCCGGCTCTTCACTGACCCGCTGGCACTGCTGGGGCTGCCAGCCGAGGAACCAGAGCCTGCCTTCCCGCCAGTGCTTGAGCCTCGATGGTTTGCCCACTATGACGTGCAAAGCCTGCTCTTTGATTGGGCTCCAAGGTCTCAGGGGACGGGGAGCCACTCAGAGGCCAGCTCTGGGACCCTGGCTTCAGCGGAGGACCAGGCTGCCAGCTCGGACCTGCTGCATGGGGCACCTGGCTTTGTGTGTGAGCTCGGGGGTGAGGGTGAGCTAGGCCTGGGTGGACCAGCATCCCCACCTGTGCCCCCTGCACTGCCCAACGCGGCCGTGTCCATCCTGGAGGAGCCACAGAACCGAACCTCGGCCTACAGCCTGGAGCACGCAGACCTGGGTGCTGGCTACTACCGCAAGTACTTCTATGGCAAAG AACATCAGAACTTCTTCGGGATGGACGAGTCGCTGGGCCCGGTGGCAGTGAGCCTGCGGCgggaggagaaggagggcagCGGAGGGGGCACCCTGCACAGCTACCGCGTCATCGTGCGGACCACGCAG CTCCGGACCCTCCGTGGCACCATCTCGGAGGACGCGTTGCCGCCGGGGCCCCCACGGGGTCTGTCCCCAAGGAAACTTCTGGAGCATGTGGCGCCGCAGCTGAGCCCCAGCTGCCTGCGCCTGGGCTCAGCTTCACCCAAGGTACCACGGACGCTGCTCACACTGGATGAGCAAGTG CTGAGTTTCCAGCGCAAGGTGGGCATCCTATACTGCCGGGCGGGCCAGGGCTCGGAGGAGGAGATGTACAACAACCAGGAGGCGGGACCAGCCTTCATGCAGTTTCTCACCTTGCTGGGCAATGTCGTGCGGCTCAAAGGCTTTGAGAGTTACCGGGCCCAACTAGACACCAAAA CGGATTCCACAGGCACACACTCCCTCTACACCACGTACCAGGACCACGAGATCATGTTCCATGTGTCCACGATGCTGCCTTACACCCCCAACAACCAGCAGCAG CTCCTGCGGAAGCGTCACATTGGCAACGACATTGTGACCATCGTGTTCCAGGAGCCTGGCAGCAAGCCCTTCTGCCCCGCCACCATCCGCTCACACTTCCAACACGTGTTCCTAGTGGTGCGGGCACATGCACCCTGCACACCGCACACCTCCTACAG GGTGGCCGTGAGTCGCACCCAGGACACCCCAGCCTTCGGGCCAGCTCTGCCTGCTGGCGGAGGCCCCTTCGCCGCCAACGCCGACTTCCGCGCCTTCCTGCTGGCCAAGGCGCTGAATGGCGAGCAGGCGGCCGGCCACGCACGCCAGTTCCACGCCATGGCCACACGCACCCGCCAGCAGTACCTGCAAGACCTGGCCACCAACGAAGTGACCACTACGTCGCTGGACTCGGCTTCACGCTTCGGCCTGCCTTCCCTAGGTGGGAGGCGCCGGGCAGCCCCTCGGGGCCCGGGCGCCGAGCTGCAGGCAGCAGGCTCACTGGTGTGGGGTGTGCGAGCTGCGTCCGGGGCGCGGGTCGCCGCCGGGGCTCAGGCGAGCGGCCCCGAAGGCGCCGAGGTGCCCTGCCTGCTGGGCATCTCGGCCGAGGCTCTGGTGCTGGTGGCGCCGCGCGACGGCCGCGTAGTGTTCAATTGCGCCTGTCGCGACGTGCTGGCCTGGACCTTCTCCGAGCAGCAACTGGACTTGTACCACGGCCGCGGGGAGGCGATCACGCTGCGCTTCGACGGGTCCCCCGGCCAAGCcgtgggcgaggtggtggcgcgcCTGCAG CTGGTGAGCCGCGGCTGCGAGACCCGCGAGCTGGCGCTGCCCCGCGACGGTCAAGGCCGCCTGGGCTTCGAGGTGGACGCCGAGGGCTTCGTCACGCACGTGGAGCGCTTCACGTTCGCCGAGACGGCGGGGCTGCGGCCCGGGGCGCGCCTGCTGCGCGTGTGCGGCCAGACGCTGCCGAGTCTCCGGCCCGAGGCCGCTGCCCAGCTGCTGCGCTCGGCGCCCAAGGTCTGCGTCACCGTCCTGCCCCCCGACGAGAGCGGCCGGCCCCGCAG GAGTTTTTCGGAGCTGTACATGCTGTCCCTGCAGGAGCCCAGCCGGCGGGGGGCCCCAGAGCCTGTGCAGGATGAGGTCCAGGGGGTGACCCTGTTGCCCACCACAAAACAGCTGCTGCACCTGTGCCTGCAAGATGGTGGCAGTCCTCCAGCGCCCGGGGATCTGGCTGAGGAGAGGACCGAGTTCCTGCACAGCCAGAACTCGTTGTCACCACGCAG TTCCCTGTCAGATGAGGCCCCAGTCCTGCCCAACACCACCCCGGACCTCCTCCTGGCCACCACGGCCAAGCCATCAGTACCCAGTGCTGACAGTGAGGCACCCCTGACCCAG GACGGGACAGGCAGTCCCAGTGGCTCTGAGGACAAGGGCAACTCGGCTCCAGAGCTGAGGGCCTCCTTTCTGCCACGTACCTTGTCTCTGCGGAACTCCATCAGCAGGA TCATGTCGGAGGCAGGCAGTGGGACCCTGGAGGATGAGTGGCAGGCCATCTCGGAGATCGCCTCCACTTGCAACACCATTCTGGAGTCGCTGTCCCGAGAGG GACAGCCTATCCCAGAGAGCGGAGACCCTAAGGGAACTCCAAAGTCTGATGCTGA GTGGGGCTGA